A stretch of the Bradyrhizobium arachidis genome encodes the following:
- a CDS encoding ribonuclease activity regulator RraA, with the protein MSLSPEARKTLAGITTATITTVLLKKGLRNVWMRGARPLKPGLPRLVGPAFTLRFVPAREDLATPESWSSPISTRTAIEAMPEGCIAVVDAMGITDAGIFGDILCARMVKRGVTALVTDGVVRDLEGVLGTNLPVWCDGYAAPPSVAGLTFVGWGEPIGCGGVAVFPNDIVVADQDGCVLIPQAMLDHVLNEGVEQERMEAWIVNEVNNGAVLPGLYPMNAETKARYAASKK; encoded by the coding sequence ATGTCGCTGTCCCCCGAAGCCCGAAAGACCCTCGCTGGCATCACGACCGCCACCATCACCACGGTCCTGCTCAAGAAGGGCCTGCGTAACGTCTGGATGCGCGGCGCGCGCCCGCTGAAGCCGGGCCTGCCGCGGCTGGTGGGGCCGGCCTTCACACTGCGCTTCGTGCCGGCGCGCGAGGATCTGGCGACGCCGGAATCCTGGTCGTCGCCGATCTCGACCCGCACCGCGATCGAGGCGATGCCCGAGGGTTGCATCGCCGTCGTCGACGCCATGGGGATCACCGATGCCGGCATTTTTGGCGACATCCTCTGTGCGCGCATGGTCAAGCGCGGCGTGACCGCGCTCGTCACCGACGGTGTGGTGCGCGATCTCGAGGGCGTGCTCGGCACCAATCTTCCGGTGTGGTGCGACGGCTATGCGGCGCCGCCGTCGGTTGCGGGCCTGACCTTCGTCGGCTGGGGCGAGCCGATCGGCTGTGGCGGCGTTGCGGTGTTTCCGAACGACATCGTCGTGGCCGACCAGGACGGCTGCGTGCTGATCCCGCAGGCGATGCTCGATCACGTGCTCAATGAAGGCGTCGAGCAGGAGCGGATGGAAGCCTGGATCGTCAACGAGGTGAACAACGGCGCGGTGCTGCCCGGCCTCTATCCCATGAACGCCGAGACCAAGGCGCGCTACGCCGCCAGCAAGAAGTAA
- a CDS encoding biotin-dependent carboxyltransferase family protein, producing the protein MSRLLVVSIGPASSVQDGGRPGSQRYGLTPSGAMDRLALAAANCLVGNELFAAGIEIGPFGASFTARDGAVRVAISGAPRNADVGGRSVALESSVTLKDGETLTLGFARGGAFSYLAIEGAIKGEAVFGSLAVNARAGLGSPYPRPLQAGDEFSVDAASGAPERRIELPKAAHGPIRVVLGPQDDEFDEANKALFLNSDWKISATSDRMGYRLEGPVIKHLHGHNIVSDGTVNGSIQLPGNGAPIVLMMDRGTSGGYPKIATVVTSDFGRFAQTSAGTPFRFKAISMAEAQDEARKFAKLLHSLPDRLRSTDTVALNIEALQDANVAGHAVNAVDAATWHGHAEP; encoded by the coding sequence ATGAGCCGGCTCCTGGTCGTCAGCATCGGGCCCGCCAGCTCCGTCCAGGACGGCGGCCGGCCGGGCTCGCAGCGCTACGGGCTGACGCCGAGCGGTGCGATGGATCGGCTGGCGCTGGCGGCGGCCAATTGCCTGGTCGGCAACGAGCTATTCGCCGCCGGCATCGAGATCGGTCCGTTCGGCGCCTCCTTCACGGCGCGCGATGGTGCCGTGCGTGTCGCGATATCAGGCGCGCCGCGCAACGCCGACGTCGGTGGACGGTCGGTCGCACTCGAAAGCTCGGTGACGCTGAAGGACGGCGAGACGCTGACGCTCGGCTTTGCCCGCGGCGGCGCCTTCAGCTATCTCGCGATCGAAGGCGCCATCAAGGGCGAGGCGGTGTTCGGCAGCCTCGCGGTGAACGCCCGCGCCGGGCTCGGCAGCCCCTACCCGCGCCCGCTCCAGGCCGGCGACGAATTTTCCGTCGATGCCGCGAGCGGCGCGCCTGAGCGTCGCATCGAACTGCCGAAGGCAGCACACGGACCGATCCGCGTCGTGCTCGGCCCGCAGGACGACGAGTTCGACGAGGCCAACAAGGCGCTGTTCCTGAATAGCGACTGGAAGATCTCGGCGACGTCGGATCGCATGGGCTACCGGCTCGAAGGCCCCGTCATCAAGCACCTGCACGGCCACAACATCGTCTCCGACGGCACCGTGAACGGCAGCATCCAGTTGCCCGGCAACGGCGCGCCGATCGTGCTGATGATGGATCGCGGCACGTCTGGCGGCTATCCGAAGATCGCAACCGTCGTCACGTCCGATTTCGGCCGCTTCGCGCAGACCTCGGCGGGGACGCCGTTTCGCTTCAAGGCCATCAGCATGGCCGAGGCGCAGGACGAGGCGCGGAAATTCGCAAAGCTGCTGCACAGCCTGCCGGATCGGTTGCGATCGACCGACACCGTCGCGCTCAACATCGAAGCCCTGCAGGATGCTAATGTCGCGGGACATGCGGTCAACGCCGTCGATGCCGCGACATGGCACGGCCACGCAGAGCCTTAA
- a CDS encoding cupin domain-containing protein: MEITVAGTRPTRRAPKENFTGTVLQDPVIMAPAPARLNCSRVSFEPGARTNWHHHPLGQTLYVISGVGRVQAKGGPVREIRPGDTVWIPPGEVHWHGATPNNGMCHIAMQEALDGVYSTWLEPVTDAEYSAPVG, encoded by the coding sequence ATGGAGATCACCGTCGCAGGCACGCGGCCGACCCGCCGCGCGCCCAAGGAAAATTTTACGGGCACCGTGTTGCAGGATCCCGTGATCATGGCGCCTGCGCCGGCACGGCTCAACTGCTCGCGCGTCTCGTTCGAGCCGGGTGCGCGCACCAACTGGCATCACCATCCGCTCGGCCAGACGCTCTACGTGATCTCCGGCGTTGGCCGCGTCCAGGCCAAGGGCGGGCCGGTGAGGGAGATCCGTCCTGGCGACACCGTCTGGATTCCGCCGGGCGAAGTGCACTGGCACGGCGCCACGCCGAACAACGGCATGTGCCACATCGCCATGCAGGAAGCGCTCGACGGCGTCTATTCCACCTGGCTGGAGCCGGTGACTGACGCGGAATATTCCGCGCCGGTCGGCTAA
- the pxpB gene encoding 5-oxoprolinase subunit PxpB, with product MAATFSPPRLLPSGDSAITVEYSRSIDDDANQSVLALDRALTDAAIDGVTESVPTYRSLLVHYDPGKIGYEALGERLLALAGQPAPPTAKTRRWRVPVAYGGEHGVDLEDVAKALGTTPDDIVARHVAGDYRVAMIGFTPGWSYLSGLEKSLQMSRRQNPRLLTPAGTIAIGGIQTGIQCLAGPSGWHLLGRTAVRTYQLHRNPIFLTEPGDRVTFFAVDHKTFAEQDRAAEAGEIIAEQVAS from the coding sequence ATGGCCGCGACGTTTTCACCGCCCCGCCTTCTGCCAAGTGGCGACAGTGCCATCACGGTCGAGTACAGCCGCAGCATCGACGACGATGCCAACCAGTCGGTGCTGGCGCTGGACCGCGCGCTCACGGACGCCGCCATCGATGGCGTCACCGAGTCCGTGCCCACCTATCGCTCCCTACTCGTGCACTACGACCCCGGCAAGATCGGCTATGAGGCGCTGGGCGAAAGGCTGCTCGCGCTCGCGGGCCAGCCGGCGCCGCCGACCGCGAAAACGCGGCGCTGGCGCGTTCCGGTCGCCTATGGCGGGGAGCACGGCGTCGATCTCGAGGACGTTGCCAAGGCGCTCGGCACCACGCCCGACGACATCGTGGCCCGTCACGTCGCGGGCGACTACCGGGTCGCCATGATCGGCTTCACCCCCGGCTGGTCCTATCTCAGCGGCCTCGAAAAATCCCTCCAGATGTCGCGCCGGCAGAATCCACGGCTCTTGACGCCGGCCGGCACCATCGCGATCGGCGGCATCCAGACCGGCATCCAGTGCCTTGCCGGCCCCAGCGGCTGGCATCTGCTCGGCCGCACGGCGGTCCGCACCTATCAGCTCCACCGGAATCCAATCTTCCTGACCGAACCCGGTGATCGCGTGACGTTTTTCGCCGTCGACCACAAGACTTTTGCGGAGCAGGACCGGGCCGCCGAGGCCGGCGAGATCATCGCCGAGCAGGTCGCCTCATGA
- a CDS encoding TAXI family TRAP transporter solute-binding subunit: protein MFTALIAATWPGGQVQTSLAQTRPSVSPNEVAKVSPRKENAPRKDAARSDPHTTGFVTGSAHSTEFAIAQDIATTLATGQESGPHGEVALRVLPMVGNGGSRNIIDILRLAGADMAIAPVVLADRLRERGTLGDLGNKLVYITPLFVEEFHLLARAEIQSLSDLAGKQVNLGEEGSAGAVLGREVLNNLEVKVSESNLALDAALEGMRKGQISAALVVSGKPVSFLARYAQGDDLHFLSIPYSKAMLQHDYLPSALRHEDYPEIIGVSDTVDTIAIKCALFAYNWPIRSERFPLLELFVQTLFSRFPEFLGDGHHPKWREVNLAALLPGWRRFQPAERWLQQQSGGEAALRRAFGRFLEQKPISNPPDREQLFQDFMRWQQRQQGR from the coding sequence TTGTTCACCGCATTGATTGCAGCGACCTGGCCCGGCGGACAGGTCCAGACATCCCTCGCGCAAACCCGACCATCCGTTTCCCCCAACGAAGTGGCGAAGGTGTCTCCGCGGAAGGAGAATGCACCACGGAAAGATGCTGCAAGGTCTGACCCGCACACGACGGGATTTGTAACCGGCTCGGCGCACAGCACGGAGTTCGCCATAGCTCAGGACATTGCGACGACGCTGGCCACCGGCCAAGAGAGCGGTCCTCACGGCGAGGTCGCATTGCGGGTGCTGCCAATGGTGGGAAATGGTGGCAGTCGCAACATTATCGACATACTCCGCCTGGCAGGTGCCGACATGGCGATCGCTCCCGTCGTGCTGGCCGATCGTCTCCGCGAGAGAGGAACCCTCGGAGATCTCGGCAACAAGCTTGTCTACATTACCCCGCTGTTTGTCGAGGAGTTCCACCTCCTCGCACGCGCCGAGATCCAGAGCTTGTCGGATCTTGCAGGTAAGCAGGTCAATCTCGGCGAAGAAGGCAGTGCTGGCGCTGTCCTCGGCCGCGAGGTGCTCAACAATCTGGAGGTGAAGGTCAGCGAGTCGAACCTGGCTCTGGACGCAGCACTGGAGGGAATGCGGAAGGGGCAAATCTCCGCCGCCTTGGTGGTGTCAGGCAAGCCGGTCAGCTTCCTGGCCCGCTACGCGCAAGGCGACGACCTTCACTTTCTGTCCATCCCCTATTCGAAAGCGATGCTGCAGCATGATTATCTGCCATCGGCTCTCCGCCACGAAGACTACCCGGAGATCATCGGAGTCTCTGATACCGTCGACACCATCGCGATCAAATGCGCGCTTTTCGCTTACAACTGGCCGATCCGCAGCGAACGGTTTCCGCTTCTGGAACTGTTCGTGCAGACACTGTTCTCGCGATTTCCTGAATTTCTCGGCGACGGTCATCACCCCAAGTGGCGAGAGGTGAACCTGGCCGCGCTGCTTCCTGGTTGGCGGCGATTTCAACCTGCGGAGCGCTGGCTCCAGCAGCAATCCGGCGGAGAAGCCGCGCTTCGCAGGGCGTTCGGTCGTTTCCTCGAGCAAAAGCCGATCAGCAATCCGCCGGACCGCGAACAATTGTTCCAGGACTTTATGCGCTGGCAACAACGTCAGCAGGGCCGATGA